One window of Staphylococcus chromogenes genomic DNA carries:
- a CDS encoding TrkH family potassium uptake protein, translating to MSIVNQLFRKASPQQGIVLYYLVAIVVAFLLLNLPGVHKPGVKVAPIDTLFVAVSGVSVTGLTPVNISETYSTFGYFVILLILNIGGIGVMAIGTLLWVVLGKHIGIRERQLIMLDNNRESMSGTVKLILDIVKAILLIEAVGAILLSFYFFRELHNVKEAIIQGIFVSVSATTNGGLDITGESLIPYASDYFVQTIIIFLIILGSIGFPVLLEVKAYIKNRIPNFRFTLFTKITTVTYLAILVVGVVGILLIESHGVLRGHSWHESFFYALFQSATTRSAGLQTIDVSQFSDATNLFLGALMFIGSSPSSVGGGIRTTTFAILILFLINYKPNAEKSNVKVFNREIHTQDIQRSFAVFIIAIFLTFIGMFIMLLAEGRAFNIIHIYFEIMSAFGTCGLSTGVTSQLSGISKVVLMILMFIGRVGLISFIIMFSGNREPVKFHYPKERIQIG from the coding sequence TTGTCGATAGTAAATCAACTCTTTAGAAAAGCAAGCCCACAACAGGGGATTGTTTTATATTATCTTGTTGCGATTGTTGTCGCATTTTTATTATTGAATCTACCAGGGGTCCATAAACCTGGAGTAAAAGTCGCACCTATTGATACGCTTTTTGTAGCCGTATCAGGTGTGAGTGTCACGGGATTGACCCCAGTCAATATTTCAGAAACCTACTCCACTTTTGGTTATTTTGTCATTTTGCTAATATTAAATATTGGTGGAATCGGCGTCATGGCTATCGGTACATTGCTGTGGGTCGTTTTAGGCAAACATATCGGGATTCGTGAACGTCAACTGATTATGCTAGATAATAATAGGGAATCCATGAGTGGTACTGTAAAATTAATCCTCGACATTGTGAAAGCCATTTTATTAATTGAGGCAGTAGGGGCTATCCTGTTATCTTTTTATTTCTTTCGTGAATTGCATAATGTCAAAGAAGCGATTATTCAAGGCATTTTTGTCTCCGTTTCAGCGACGACGAATGGGGGCTTGGACATTACAGGAGAGTCGTTAATTCCGTATGCCTCTGACTATTTTGTCCAGACCATTATCATTTTTTTAATTATTTTAGGGTCGATTGGTTTTCCGGTTTTATTAGAAGTCAAAGCATACATTAAAAATAGAATACCTAATTTTAGGTTTACACTCTTCACTAAAATTACGACGGTGACCTATTTAGCCATTTTAGTTGTGGGTGTTGTTGGAATATTATTGATTGAAAGTCATGGTGTTTTAAGAGGTCATTCATGGCATGAATCTTTCTTCTATGCATTATTCCAATCAGCAACCACGCGAAGTGCAGGGTTACAAACCATCGATGTCTCTCAATTTTCTGATGCTACGAACTTGTTTTTAGGCGCATTGATGTTTATTGGGTCTTCACCAAGTTCAGTCGGTGGTGGAATCCGTACGACGACATTTGCGATTCTTATTTTGTTTTTAATCAATTATAAACCGAACGCGGAAAAATCGAATGTCAAAGTCTTTAATCGAGAAATACATACCCAAGATATTCAACGTTCTTTTGCAGTATTTATTATTGCTATTTTCCTTACATTTATAGGTATGTTTATTATGTTACTTGCAGAAGGTCGCGCATTTAATATTATTCATATTTACTTTGAAATTATGTCTGCTTTTGGAACATGTGGCTTATCCACAGGGGTTACTAGTCAGCTGAGTGGCATTTCTAAAGTCGTTCTCATGATCTTAATGTTTATTGGACGTGTCGGCTTAATTTCATTTATTATCATGTTTAGTGGAAATCGTGAGCCGGTCAAATTTCACTATCCAAAAGAACGCATTCAAATTGGATAG
- a CDS encoding S1C family serine protease, which yields MDQDKKHVIPRHKYKRKRREFFHNEEREARIKAEEEASKRKAEREKAQVQNNKERVKDNLRKARIEKITHEDKSNGTPKTEADKSSKSEASSQKTEVVQNHLYKQQAEEIKKSATTQQKNHPTTETESNTHEDAQPLAEHEKHRYTSKKDWTEKLSAFISKEWAKILIVLAALLILILLYAIFTNVNHSDDNVRNALEHQQNEQGTHKKITKTMEHANAALNSVVAVESQSQATPENVQDVKNQSQQENETGSGVVYKKVDDTLYILTNAHVIGTTKQQTLTYLTDKKVTATVVGTDKWSDIAVLKVPAKEAKQLQPLHIGDSSKLVLGEPIIVMGNPLGLDFYNSVGEGIVSGLDRNVPVDIDKDNQYDMLLNAFQVDASINPGDSGGAIIDQKGDLIGIASLKISMPNVEGMAFGIPINDALKIAEKLEKEGKIDYPNSLIGMQNVVELSENEREALKIPDDRKEGVVVRQIESNSPAKNSGLQKGDIIIELNRQPIKDTLSYRQQLFKHSDTSQEVKLKVLRQGHTENIAFKLK from the coding sequence TTGGATCAAGATAAAAAACATGTCATTCCGCGACACAAATATAAACGTAAAAGACGTGAATTTTTCCATAATGAGGAACGCGAAGCAAGAATAAAGGCTGAAGAAGAGGCGTCTAAACGAAAAGCTGAGCGAGAGAAAGCACAAGTTCAAAACAATAAAGAACGTGTTAAAGATAATTTGAGAAAAGCTCGGATTGAAAAAATTACCCATGAAGATAAATCGAACGGAACGCCTAAAACAGAGGCAGACAAATCTTCAAAGTCTGAAGCGTCATCTCAAAAAACTGAAGTTGTACAAAATCATTTATATAAGCAACAAGCTGAGGAAATTAAAAAAAGTGCCACAACGCAACAAAAAAATCATCCTACTACAGAAACAGAGTCAAATACGCATGAGGACGCACAACCTTTAGCGGAACATGAAAAACATCGTTATACATCGAAGAAAGATTGGACTGAAAAATTGTCTGCCTTTATCTCTAAAGAATGGGCAAAAATTTTGATTGTTTTAGCTGCGCTCTTAATATTAATCCTTTTATATGCGATTTTTACTAATGTGAACCATAGTGATGATAATGTGCGTAATGCGCTCGAACATCAACAAAATGAACAAGGGACACATAAAAAAATTACTAAAACGATGGAACATGCGAATGCAGCACTGAATTCCGTTGTTGCTGTAGAAAGTCAGTCTCAAGCAACTCCTGAGAATGTTCAAGATGTCAAAAATCAGTCGCAACAAGAAAATGAAACTGGTTCTGGTGTCGTCTACAAAAAAGTAGACGACACTCTTTATATATTGACCAATGCGCATGTCATCGGGACGACTAAACAGCAAACATTGACTTACTTAACTGATAAAAAAGTCACGGCGACAGTGGTAGGAACGGATAAATGGTCTGATATTGCCGTATTAAAAGTTCCAGCAAAAGAAGCGAAACAACTTCAACCATTACATATTGGAGATTCTAGTAAATTAGTACTCGGCGAGCCTATTATTGTTATGGGGAATCCTTTAGGCCTAGATTTTTATAATTCTGTGGGTGAAGGTATTGTTTCTGGATTAGATCGGAATGTACCCGTAGATATTGATAAAGATAATCAATATGATATGCTATTAAATGCTTTTCAAGTCGATGCATCTATCAATCCTGGTGATTCAGGTGGTGCCATTATCGATCAAAAAGGAGATTTAATAGGCATTGCTTCATTAAAAATTAGCATGCCGAATGTTGAGGGTATGGCGTTTGGGATACCGATTAATGATGCCTTGAAAATTGCTGAAAAATTAGAAAAAGAGGGTAAAATTGACTATCCTAATTCTTTAATAGGGATGCAAAACGTTGTGGAATTGAGTGAAAATGAGCGAGAGGCGTTAAAAATTCCAGACGATAGAAAAGAAGGTGTCGTCGTAAGACAAATTGAAAGTAATAGTCCAGCTAAAAATTCGGGATTACAAAAAGGTGATATTATTATAGAATTAAATAGACAACCTATAAAAGATACACTTTCTTATAGGCAGCAACTCTTTAAACATAGTGATACATCTCAAGAAGTGAAACTTAAAGTATTGCGTCAAGGTCACACGGAAAACATTGCATTTAAATTGAAATAA
- a CDS encoding TerC family protein has product MILDPTLLLTYGWVVLVLVFLEGLLAADNAVVMAVMVKHLPPKQRKKALFYGLLGAFVFRFIALFLISILVNFWWIQALGAIYLIYMSIKNLYEFFKKKKHGEETPENDDHHFDESGVEKEVSAKEFWGTVAKVEFADIAFAIDSMLAALAIAVTLPKVGIHFGGMDAGQFGVMFLGGLIGVILMRFAATIFVELLNKYPGLEAAAFAIVGWVGIKLVVLVLAHDDIGIIPHDFPHSATWQIIFWAVMIGLVIVGWLTSVAKNKKHSHK; this is encoded by the coding sequence ATTATATTGGATCCAACGTTACTGTTAACCTATGGATGGGTCGTTTTAGTACTTGTCTTTTTAGAAGGTTTGCTTGCTGCAGATAATGCGGTCGTTATGGCCGTGATGGTCAAACATTTACCGCCAAAGCAACGTAAAAAGGCATTGTTTTATGGATTACTAGGAGCATTTGTATTTCGTTTTATTGCTTTATTCTTAATTAGTATTTTAGTCAACTTCTGGTGGATTCAAGCATTAGGAGCGATTTATCTTATCTACATGTCAATTAAAAATCTGTACGAATTCTTTAAAAAGAAAAAGCACGGAGAAGAAACGCCTGAAAATGATGACCATCATTTCGACGAATCAGGTGTAGAAAAAGAAGTAAGCGCCAAAGAATTTTGGGGTACGGTGGCGAAAGTTGAATTTGCGGATATCGCTTTTGCTATAGACTCAATGCTTGCGGCACTTGCAATCGCAGTCACATTACCTAAAGTGGGTATTCACTTTGGGGGCATGGACGCCGGTCAATTTGGTGTCATGTTCTTAGGTGGATTAATTGGTGTTATTTTAATGCGTTTTGCAGCAACGATTTTTGTTGAACTTTTAAATAAATACCCAGGTTTAGAAGCTGCAGCATTTGCAATTGTTGGATGGGTCGGTATTAAATTGGTCGTGTTAGTATTAGCACACGACGATATCGGTATAATTCCACATGACTTCCCACACTCTGCAACATGGCAAATCATCTTCTGGGCAGTGATGATAGGGCTTGTCATTGTGGGCTGGTTAACGTCAGTAGCCAAAAATAAAAAACATTCACATAAATAG
- a CDS encoding peptide chain release factor 3, which translates to MSIKDEIQSRKTFAIISHPDAGKTTLTEKLLYFSGAIREAGTVKGKKTGKFATSDWMKVEQERGISVTSSVMQFDYDHFKINILDTPGHEDFSEDTYRTLMAVDSAVMVIDCAKGIEPQTLKLFKVCKMRGIPIFTFINKLDRVGKDPFDLLDEIESTLGIETYPMNWPIGMGQNFFGIIDRKERTIEPFRDEENVLHINEAYELEETHDIANDSVFQQAIEELMLVDEAGEAFDTDALMKGDLTPVFFGSALANFGVQNFLNAYVDHAPMPHARQTEEDIDVSPFDDQFSGFIFKIQANMDPRHRDRIAFMRVVSGAFERGMDVKLQRTQKKQKITRSTTFMADDKETVNHAVAGDIIGLYDTGNYQIGDTLVGGTQKFNFKALPQFTPEIFMKVSAKNVMKQKHFNKGIEQLVQEGAIQYYKSPHTNQVILGAVGQLQFEVFEHRMKNEYNVDVVMEPVGKKIARWIHNEEAIQEKMNTSRSILVNDRYDNKVFLFENEFATRWFEEKFPEIELYSLL; encoded by the coding sequence ATGAGTATTAAAGATGAAATTCAATCCCGCAAAACGTTTGCAATCATATCGCATCCGGATGCCGGAAAAACCACTTTAACTGAAAAGTTATTATATTTTAGTGGTGCCATTCGTGAGGCCGGTACGGTAAAAGGGAAAAAAACTGGAAAATTTGCTACAAGTGACTGGATGAAAGTTGAACAAGAGCGTGGAATTTCTGTGACAAGTTCTGTTATGCAATTTGATTACGACCATTTTAAAATTAATATTTTAGATACACCAGGACATGAAGACTTCTCTGAAGATACGTATAGAACGTTAATGGCTGTCGATAGTGCGGTCATGGTGATTGACTGTGCTAAGGGGATTGAGCCCCAAACGTTAAAACTTTTTAAAGTATGTAAAATGCGAGGTATTCCTATTTTTACATTTATCAATAAGTTAGACCGTGTGGGTAAAGATCCTTTTGATTTATTAGACGAAATCGAATCTACACTAGGTATTGAAACTTATCCTATGAATTGGCCAATCGGTATGGGACAAAATTTCTTTGGGATCATCGACCGAAAAGAACGTACGATTGAGCCATTCAGAGATGAAGAAAATGTACTGCATATTAATGAAGCATACGAATTAGAAGAAACGCACGACATTGCCAATGACAGCGTGTTCCAACAAGCAATTGAAGAGTTAATGTTAGTAGATGAAGCAGGAGAAGCTTTTGATACTGATGCCCTCATGAAAGGGGACTTAACGCCTGTTTTTTTCGGCTCTGCCTTGGCGAATTTTGGCGTTCAAAATTTCTTAAACGCCTATGTTGACCATGCACCGATGCCCCATGCGCGTCAAACGGAAGAAGATATAGATGTCAGCCCATTTGATGACCAGTTCTCAGGTTTTATTTTTAAGATTCAGGCGAACATGGATCCACGCCATCGTGACCGTATTGCGTTTATGCGTGTCGTTAGTGGAGCATTTGAACGTGGCATGGACGTCAAACTGCAGCGGACGCAAAAGAAACAAAAGATTACGCGTTCAACGACATTCATGGCTGATGATAAAGAGACGGTGAATCATGCCGTAGCAGGAGATATTATCGGCCTGTATGATACAGGAAACTATCAAATTGGTGATACTTTAGTTGGGGGTACGCAAAAGTTTAATTTTAAAGCTTTACCGCAGTTTACACCGGAAATTTTTATGAAAGTGTCGGCCAAAAATGTGATGAAACAAAAGCACTTCAATAAAGGAATTGAACAATTAGTACAAGAAGGAGCCATTCAGTACTATAAATCGCCACATACGAACCAAGTCATTTTAGGGGCTGTCGGTCAATTACAATTTGAAGTGTTCGAACATCGTATGAAAAATGAATACAATGTCGATGTTGTGATGGAGCCTGTTGGTAAGAAAATCGCGCGTTGGATTCATAATGAAGAGGCAATTCAAGAAAAAATGAATACAAGTCGTTCTATTTTAGTAAACGACCGTTACGATAATAAAGTATTTCTTTTTGAAAATGAATTTGCGACACGCTGGTTCGAAGAAAAGTTTCCTGAAATCGAACTTTACAGCTTGTTGTAA